A region of Liolophura sinensis isolate JHLJ2023 chromosome 8, CUHK_Ljap_v2, whole genome shotgun sequence DNA encodes the following proteins:
- the LOC135473461 gene encoding aquaporin-11-like, whose amino-acid sequence MVDWRDAWRYSLGGEPPVDYPPHYIGSIFFLIITTMVGSSLRVINRAVTPAELRRPVADFISTFQTCASSLENAHVLKHYGFPGLSVYIFIQCVIFIVTYGDSQASPTGNFQRWFEGGLSVNNALFRIALQILAAYASYKYALAVWAVDLLPEHKVKLEATECMTDLNVSLLTGFGLETGATLLDTWMGMQILLNSQRLDTSVKAAIQTIMIVLGLQLTGMYFNPSMASANTFGCKGTDVWEHVVVYWVGPFVGCLLASIANRTYHLSRAEISEKKTQ is encoded by the exons ATGGTGGACTGGCGCGATGCCTGGCGATACAGCCTTGGGGGGGAACCTCCAGTTGATTACCCCCCACACTACATCGGTTCCATCTTTTTTCTCATCATTACCACCATGGTCGGCTCTTCTCTGAGGGTCATCAACAGAGCTGTGACCCCAGCCGAGCTAAGAAGACCCGTCGCTGACTTCATCTCGACCTTCCAAACCTGCGCGAGCAGTCTGGAGAATGCGCACGTCTTAAAACATTACGGGTTCCCCGGCCTCTCCGTGTACATCTTCATCCAGTGTGTCATCTTCATTGTGACTTACGGAGACTCACAAGCCTCACCCACGGGCAACTTCCAGAGGTGGTTTGAAGGGGGGCTCTCGGTGAACAACGCCCTGTTCCGGATCGCCTTGCAGATCCTGGCGGCCTACGCGTCGTACAAATACGCGTTGGCTGTGTGGGCGGTGGACTTGCTACCAGAACACAAGGTCAAACTTGAGGCCACGGAATGTATGACTGACCTGAACGTTAGCTTGCTCACAGGGTTCGGGCTGGAAACCGGCGCAACGCTTCTGGATACCTGGATGGGTATGCAAATCCTCCTCAACTCCCAGAGGCTCGACACCAGCGTCAAAGCTGCCATACAAACGATCATGATAGTGCTAG GTTTGCAATTGACGGGAATGTATTTCAACCCGTCGATGGCGTCCGCTAACACATTCGGCTGTAAAGGCACGGACGTGTGGGAGCACGTGGTCGTCTACTGGGTGGGACCGTTTGTGGGCTGTCTACTCGCCAGTATTGCTAACCGTACTTATCATCTGTCCCGCGCTGAAATCTCCGAGAAAAAGACACAGtag